A single genomic interval of Streptomyces graminofaciens harbors:
- a CDS encoding acyl carrier protein, with protein MAATQEEIVAGLADIVNEIAGIPVEDVQLDKSFTDDLDVDSLSMVEVVVAAEERFDVKIPDDDVKNLKTVGDATDYILKNQG; from the coding sequence ATGGCCGCCACTCAGGAAGAGATCGTCGCCGGTCTCGCCGACATCGTGAACGAGATCGCCGGCATCCCGGTCGAGGACGTCCAGCTGGACAAGTCCTTCACCGACGACCTGGACGTCGACTCCCTGTCCATGGTCGAGGTCGTCGTCGCCGCCGAAGAGCGCTTCGACGTCAAGATCCCGGACGACGACGTCAAGAACCTCAAGACGGTCGGCGACGCCACCGACTACATCCTCAAGAACCAGGGCTGA